In a genomic window of Wyeomyia smithii strain HCP4-BCI-WySm-NY-G18 chromosome 1, ASM2978416v1, whole genome shotgun sequence:
- the LOC129732742 gene encoding negative elongation factor B, translated as MSAPPKFAGTGLEEVNVPGQAYLRDALSCCDDPLKAIENFQLENGILLPSLRPMLPLLDLHGVRRLDFHTSVLEELRDKLIAHINEVGAKEGRERDRKLKELLVKSFPVVRVKALRPVVMCILRNTSHIEDKYLRILVRDRELYQDTDTEVKRQIWRDNQSLFGDEVSPLLSQYIREKEHILFDHMNLNNLFFTPTPKVRRQGEVVQKLAHMIGNSVKLYDMVLQFLRTLFLRTRNVHYCTLRAELLMALHDLEVQDIISVDPCHKFTWCLDACIREKNVDIKRSRELQGFLDNIKRGQEQVLGDLSMTLCDPYAINFLATSAVKILQHLINNEGLPRDNTILILLLRMLALGLSAWIMIDSQDFKEPKLDSQVVTKFLPALMSLMVDDQVRNLHSKLPPDERESAITTIEHSGPAPDAVEAYIQESSVASILAMYYTLHTSRQKDRVGILRVMAILASCKDDRAYEDPFLHSLIALLIPMSEEFANEDFCTGLFDEFLFAGLTRDNVTRHMLKLLWYVHQKLPQGRLQTLLKALQPNAQHHENVHKLYENLQKRVIAAHHEPVPEPMETDFDSPLKSVPTPGPHYV; from the exons ATGTCTGCACCTCCTAAGTTCGCTGGCACGGGGCTGGAAGAAGTTAATGTTCCTGGCCAAGCATATCTCCGAGACGC TCTCTCCTGCTGCGATGATCCACTTAAAGCCATAGAAAACTTTCAATTGGAGAACGGTATTCTACTTCCGTCTCTGAGGCCGATGCTACCTTTACTGGATTTGCACGGTGTCCGACGACTAGATTTTCATACATCAGTACTGGAAGAGCTGCGTGACAAACTAATTGCACATATTAATGAAGTCGGAGCAAAAGAAGGTCGCGAACGTGACCGCAAGCTCAAGGAGTTGCTGGTTAAAAGTTTCCCCGTAGTACGCGTGAAGGCACTGCGTCCGGTGGTGATGTGTATACTTAGAAACACCAGCCACATCGAGGATAAGTATTTGAGAATTCTAGTTCGAGATCGAGAACTTTATCAAGATACAGATACGGAAGTTAAGCGGCAAATCTGGAGAGACAATCAATCGCTTTTCGGCGATGAAGTATCACCTCTACTCTCACAGTACATCCGAGAAAAAGAGCACATTCTTTTCGATCATATGAATTTGAACAATCTTTTTTTCACCCCGACTCCGAAGGTCCGACGGCAGGGAGAAGTTGTGCAGAAGCTAGCGCACATGATTGGGAACAGCGTGAAGCTGTACGATATGGTGTTGCAGTTCTTAAGAACACTTTTTCTCAGAACTCGCAACGTTCACTATTGCACACTGAGAGCTGAATTATTGATGGCTTTGCATGACTTAGAAGTTCAGGATATCATTTCCGTTGATCCATGCCACAAATTCACCTGGTGCTTAGATGCTTGCATCCGAGAGAAAAATGTTGATATAAAGCGATCTCGGGAATTGCAAGGATTCCTGGACAATATCAAACGCGGCCAGGAGCAAGTGCTCGGCGATCTTTCCATGACACTGTGCGATCCTTATGCAATTAATTTTCTAGCTACTTCGGCGGTTAAGATACTGCAGCATTTGATAAACAACGAAGGTTTACCAAGGGATAACACAATTTTAATATTACTATTACGAATGTTGGCACTTGGTTTATCTGCCTGGATTATGATTGACTCGCAGGATTTTAAAGAACCTAAATTGGACAGTCAAGTTGTGACAAAGTTCTTGCCTGCTCTGATGTCGCTAATGGTTGACGATCAAGTGCGCAATTTACACTCCAAACTGCCACCGGACGAACGCGAAAGTGCTATAACCACGATTGAACATTCGGGACCCGCCCCGGACGCAGTTGAAGCGTACATCCAGGAAAGCTCTGTTGCTTCTATTCTTGCGATGTATTACACGCTGCATACATCTCGCCAGAAGGATCGTGTTGGAATTTTGCGAGTCATGGCAATTTTGGCATCCTGCAAGGATGATCGGGCCTATGAAGATCCGTTCCTGCATTCGCTAATTGCTCTACTGATTCCAATGTCCGAAGAATTCGCTAACGAGGACTTTTGCACCGGTTTGTTCGATGAGTTTTTGTTCGCTGGCCTCACGCGGGATAACGTTACGCGACACATGCTTAAATTGCTTTGGTACGTACACCAAAAGTTGCCGCAGGGTCGTTTGCAGACATTGCTGAAAGCTCTGCAGCCGAACGCTCAGCATCACGAAAACGTCCATAAGCTGTACGAGAATCTGCAGAAACGTGTGATCGCTGCTCACCACGAACCGGTGCCGGAGCCGATGGAAACCGATTTCGACTCACCACTAAAAAGTGTGCCCACACCAGGACCACATTATGTTTAG
- the LOC129727660 gene encoding zinc finger protein 99-like isoform X1, producing the protein MLQECLTCATEEQNCMLLKADQTDVWEVLQQHFWFKIDDCCNQFLCDVCWSKISNFHQFFCEVQSRWNQKLDLKIEQSLEARQTCEASATDIVFACELIKPEPVDETGSCNGTAVGQNRCDADSEQEASPEKQKDSSAEESSIPIKERLLCTRRKKRKRLTNKQDTLSQSKIKYSCDTCNPSRTFKYDDDLQVHTAIYHAKEEDKVHKCNQCEKSFTTEWQLSGHQSWHESVKSLGISCEQCNKYFITMRIKNAHMRAHHTTPQSAKAKSPDESTESQLDKLDETAGASRKKPAEKVLEEDSLIRRFCKLLCAICGSRSDSFSMLWKHFKTQHKQHGYAICCGRKFKRKQMLYDHCLLHIDPKSFRCEECDKTFKNHEALEKHNQWVHTPDSEKPFKCSICDVAYFKIFHLRNHMKYHIALEQKTFLCQECDKSFGTSLLLRSHQQKIHGAPSSLVCEICAKGFVYQSLLEKHRLTHSAEGVASLKVQCEHCGKWSKSKELLQNHLKRCQASGPVICDICEKKIANKPALLRHKRDMHRDRPALLCKFCGKAYRQVIRLKEHEAAHRGENLYSCPYCSMKCNSSAVMHAHKKTVHAEL; encoded by the exons ATGTTACAGGAGTGCCTAACATGTGCCACCGAAGAACAGAATTGTATGCTACTGAAAGCAGATCAAACGGATGTTTGGGAAGTGTTGCAGCAGCATTTTTGGTTTAAA ATTGACGACTGTTGCAACCAATTTCTATGCGATGTTTGTTGGAGTAAAATTTCcaattttcatcaatttttttgtgAGGTTCAAAGTCGCTGGAACCAAAAGCTTGATTTGAAAATAGAACAGAGTCTCGAGGCGAGACAAACTTGCGAAGCCTCTGCCACAGACATTGTTTTTGCTTGTGAATTGATTAAACCCGAACCTGTAGATGAAACTGGAAGCTGTAATGGAACTGCTGTAGGCCAGAATCGATGTGATGCAGATAGTGAGCAAGAAGCGTCTCCCGAGAAG CAGAAGGATAGTTCAGCCGAAGAGTCCTCAATTCCGATAAAAGAAAGACTTCTTTGTACCCGCAGAAAAAAGCGAAAACGGCTTACAAATAAACAAGACACGCTTTCGCAGTCTAAGATTAAGTATTCTTGCGACACATGCAATCCAAGTAGAACGTTCAAATATGACGACGATCTTCAAGTTCATACTGCCATCTACCATGCCAAAGAGGAGGATAAGGTCCACAAATGCAATCAATGCGAAAAGTCGTTCACAACTGAATGGCAGCTCTCCGGTCACCAAAGTTGGCACGAGAGTGTGAAAAGTTTAGGAATTTCCTGTGAACAATGCAACAAGTA CTTCATTACGATGCGAATCAAAAACGCTCATATGCGGGCACATCATACGACGCCACAATCAGCAAAAGCAAAGTCTCCTGACGAGTCCACCGAAAGCCAACTAGACAAACTGGACGAGACGGCTGGTGCGTCAAGAAAGAAACCTGCGGAAAAAGTTCTCGAGGAGGATTCCTTAATCCGACGCTTTTGCAAGCTACTCTGTGCAATATGCGGCAGCAGGAGCGATAGCTTTTCGATGCTGTGGAAACACTTCAAAACGCAACACAAACAGCACGGGTACGCGATTTGCTGTGGGCGAAAGTTTAAGCGAAAACAAATGCTGTACGATCACTGTCTGCTGCACATAGATCCAAAGAGTTTCCGGTGCGAG GAATGCGATAAAACTTTCAAAAACCATGAAGCGCTGGAAAAGCATAACCAATGGGTTCATACACCCGATTCGGAAAAACCTTTCAAGTGCAGTATCTGCGATGTAGCGTATTTCAAAATATTCCATTTGCGAAACCACATGAAGTACCATATCGCTCTGGAGCAGAAAACTTTCCTCTGTCAAGAGTGTGATAAATC CTTCGGGACCAGCCTGCTGTTGCGAAGCCATCAGCAGAAAATCCACGGAGCCCCCAGTAGCTTGGTGTGCGAAATTTGCGCCAAAGGGTTCGTGTATCAATCGCTGCTAGAGAAGCATCGTTTGACGCATTCCGCTGAGGGTGTCGCAAGCCTAAAAGTTCAATGTGAGCACTGTGGCAAATGGTCAAAATCGAAGGAACTTTTGCAAAATCATCTGAAGCGATGTCAAGCCAGCGGTCCGGTGATTTGCGATATTTGCGAAAAGAAAATCGCTAATAAACCTGCTCTGTTGCGACACAAACGGGATATGCATCGGGACCGGCCGGCACTGTTGTGTAAATTTTGCGGCAAAGCGTACAGGCAGGTGATTCGTTTGAAGGAACATGAAGCCGCTCACAGGGGCGAAAATCTGTACAGTTGTCCGTACTGTTCCATGAAGTGTAATTCGAGCGCTGTGATGCACGCACATAAAAAAACGGTGCACGCTGAACTTTGA
- the LOC129727660 gene encoding zinc finger protein 93-like isoform X2, whose translation MLQECLTCATEEQNCMLLKADQTDVWEVLQQHFWFKIDDCCNQFLCDVCWSKISNFHQFFCEVQSRWNQKLDLKIEQSLEARQTCEASATDIVFACELIKPEPVDETGSCNGTAVGQNRCDADSEQEASPEKKDSSAEESSIPIKERLLCTRRKKRKRLTNKQDTLSQSKIKYSCDTCNPSRTFKYDDDLQVHTAIYHAKEEDKVHKCNQCEKSFTTEWQLSGHQSWHESVKSLGISCEQCNKYFITMRIKNAHMRAHHTTPQSAKAKSPDESTESQLDKLDETAGASRKKPAEKVLEEDSLIRRFCKLLCAICGSRSDSFSMLWKHFKTQHKQHGYAICCGRKFKRKQMLYDHCLLHIDPKSFRCEECDKTFKNHEALEKHNQWVHTPDSEKPFKCSICDVAYFKIFHLRNHMKYHIALEQKTFLCQECDKSFGTSLLLRSHQQKIHGAPSSLVCEICAKGFVYQSLLEKHRLTHSAEGVASLKVQCEHCGKWSKSKELLQNHLKRCQASGPVICDICEKKIANKPALLRHKRDMHRDRPALLCKFCGKAYRQVIRLKEHEAAHRGENLYSCPYCSMKCNSSAVMHAHKKTVHAEL comes from the exons ATGTTACAGGAGTGCCTAACATGTGCCACCGAAGAACAGAATTGTATGCTACTGAAAGCAGATCAAACGGATGTTTGGGAAGTGTTGCAGCAGCATTTTTGGTTTAAA ATTGACGACTGTTGCAACCAATTTCTATGCGATGTTTGTTGGAGTAAAATTTCcaattttcatcaatttttttgtgAGGTTCAAAGTCGCTGGAACCAAAAGCTTGATTTGAAAATAGAACAGAGTCTCGAGGCGAGACAAACTTGCGAAGCCTCTGCCACAGACATTGTTTTTGCTTGTGAATTGATTAAACCCGAACCTGTAGATGAAACTGGAAGCTGTAATGGAACTGCTGTAGGCCAGAATCGATGTGATGCAGATAGTGAGCAAGAAGCGTCTCCCGAGAAG AAGGATAGTTCAGCCGAAGAGTCCTCAATTCCGATAAAAGAAAGACTTCTTTGTACCCGCAGAAAAAAGCGAAAACGGCTTACAAATAAACAAGACACGCTTTCGCAGTCTAAGATTAAGTATTCTTGCGACACATGCAATCCAAGTAGAACGTTCAAATATGACGACGATCTTCAAGTTCATACTGCCATCTACCATGCCAAAGAGGAGGATAAGGTCCACAAATGCAATCAATGCGAAAAGTCGTTCACAACTGAATGGCAGCTCTCCGGTCACCAAAGTTGGCACGAGAGTGTGAAAAGTTTAGGAATTTCCTGTGAACAATGCAACAAGTA CTTCATTACGATGCGAATCAAAAACGCTCATATGCGGGCACATCATACGACGCCACAATCAGCAAAAGCAAAGTCTCCTGACGAGTCCACCGAAAGCCAACTAGACAAACTGGACGAGACGGCTGGTGCGTCAAGAAAGAAACCTGCGGAAAAAGTTCTCGAGGAGGATTCCTTAATCCGACGCTTTTGCAAGCTACTCTGTGCAATATGCGGCAGCAGGAGCGATAGCTTTTCGATGCTGTGGAAACACTTCAAAACGCAACACAAACAGCACGGGTACGCGATTTGCTGTGGGCGAAAGTTTAAGCGAAAACAAATGCTGTACGATCACTGTCTGCTGCACATAGATCCAAAGAGTTTCCGGTGCGAG GAATGCGATAAAACTTTCAAAAACCATGAAGCGCTGGAAAAGCATAACCAATGGGTTCATACACCCGATTCGGAAAAACCTTTCAAGTGCAGTATCTGCGATGTAGCGTATTTCAAAATATTCCATTTGCGAAACCACATGAAGTACCATATCGCTCTGGAGCAGAAAACTTTCCTCTGTCAAGAGTGTGATAAATC CTTCGGGACCAGCCTGCTGTTGCGAAGCCATCAGCAGAAAATCCACGGAGCCCCCAGTAGCTTGGTGTGCGAAATTTGCGCCAAAGGGTTCGTGTATCAATCGCTGCTAGAGAAGCATCGTTTGACGCATTCCGCTGAGGGTGTCGCAAGCCTAAAAGTTCAATGTGAGCACTGTGGCAAATGGTCAAAATCGAAGGAACTTTTGCAAAATCATCTGAAGCGATGTCAAGCCAGCGGTCCGGTGATTTGCGATATTTGCGAAAAGAAAATCGCTAATAAACCTGCTCTGTTGCGACACAAACGGGATATGCATCGGGACCGGCCGGCACTGTTGTGTAAATTTTGCGGCAAAGCGTACAGGCAGGTGATTCGTTTGAAGGAACATGAAGCCGCTCACAGGGGCGAAAATCTGTACAGTTGTCCGTACTGTTCCATGAAGTGTAATTCGAGCGCTGTGATGCACGCACATAAAAAAACGGTGCACGCTGAACTTTGA